The Nerophis ophidion isolate RoL-2023_Sa linkage group LG07, RoL_Noph_v1.0, whole genome shotgun sequence genome contains a region encoding:
- the LOC133556353 gene encoding zinc finger BED domain-containing protein 4-like isoform X1: MKRCLMAEVVLKEKQELLQLPRHSLILDVRTRWNSLYLMMERFTEQYPAIQATTFDQRLRKNMERDRLARLTEEDFRKAEDFISLMKGLYTSTLCVSSEKSPTCGQILPILKKLEAHLAVKDGDAVLVSNLKKQVWANLSKRYQNDEIRAFLQLASALDPRFKHKLDDDTIWDQIQRKLIEQSTEEVCGADGDTMQSENEANEENEDEQESQQPPGKLPKNTPLEELFAEEEAQNIVSQQSSMSIKKRVERELQMYQEVPPIPMSDDPAAWWWNQQKTYPLLSDLAFSYITYLMFKLINIYFFCANDH; this comes from the exons ATGAAGAGGTGCTTGATGGCCGAGGTAGTCCTCAAAGAGAAGCAAGAACTTCTAC AGCTGCCCCGACACTCACTAATACTTGATGTGAGAACACGGTGGAACTCTCTGTACCTAATGATGGAGAGATTCACAGAGCAGTACCCTGCAATTCAAGCAACCACCTTTGATCAACGGCTGAGAAAAAACATGGAAAGGGACAG ACTTGCCCGGCTAACTGAGGAGGACTTTAGGAAAGCTGAGGACTTCATCAGCCTAATGAAGGGGCTCTACACGTCAACACTCTGCGTGTCTTCCGAAAAGAGTCCCACATGCGGACAGATTCTGCCTATCCTCAAAAAGCTTGAAGCACACTTGGCTGTAAAAGATGGAGACGCAGTCTTAGTGTCAAATCTCAAAAAACAGGTTTGGGCAAACCTATCCAAGCGTTACCAG AATGATGAGATCAGGGCCTTTCTCCAGCTGGCCAGTGCGTTGGATCCACGCTTTAAACATAAATTGGATGATGACACCATCTGGGACCAGATCCAGAGAAAGCTGATTGAACAG TCAACAGAGGAAGTCTGTGGAGCTGATGGGGACACCATGCAGTCTGAGAATGAGGCAAATGAAGAAAACGAGGATGAGCAGGAGAGT CAACAGCCTCCCGGCAAACTGCCCAAGAACACTCCCTTGGAGGAGCTGTTTGCTGAGGAAGAGGCACAGAACATAGTGTCACAGCAGAGCTCGATGTCCATCAAGAAACGAGTGGAGAGAGAGCTGCAGATGTACCAGGAAGTTCCACCGATACCTATGTCTGACGACCCTGCTGCATGGTGGTGGAACCAACAAAAGACTTATCCTTTGCTGTCAGATCTCGCTTTCTCCtatataacatatttgatgttcaaactgataaacatttattttttttgtgcaaatgatcattaa
- the LOC133556353 gene encoding zinc finger BED domain-containing protein 4-like isoform X2 yields the protein MVQELPRHSLILDVRTRWNSLYLMMERFTEQYPAIQATTFDQRLRKNMERDRLARLTEEDFRKAEDFISLMKGLYTSTLCVSSEKSPTCGQILPILKKLEAHLAVKDGDAVLVSNLKKQVWANLSKRYQNDEIRAFLQLASALDPRFKHKLDDDTIWDQIQRKLIEQSTEEVCGADGDTMQSENEANEENEDEQESQQPPGKLPKNTPLEELFAEEEAQNIVSQQSSMSIKKRVERELQMYQEVPPIPMSDDPAAWWWNQQKTYPLLSDLAFSYITYLMFKLINIYFFCANDH from the exons atggtacaag AGCTGCCCCGACACTCACTAATACTTGATGTGAGAACACGGTGGAACTCTCTGTACCTAATGATGGAGAGATTCACAGAGCAGTACCCTGCAATTCAAGCAACCACCTTTGATCAACGGCTGAGAAAAAACATGGAAAGGGACAG ACTTGCCCGGCTAACTGAGGAGGACTTTAGGAAAGCTGAGGACTTCATCAGCCTAATGAAGGGGCTCTACACGTCAACACTCTGCGTGTCTTCCGAAAAGAGTCCCACATGCGGACAGATTCTGCCTATCCTCAAAAAGCTTGAAGCACACTTGGCTGTAAAAGATGGAGACGCAGTCTTAGTGTCAAATCTCAAAAAACAGGTTTGGGCAAACCTATCCAAGCGTTACCAG AATGATGAGATCAGGGCCTTTCTCCAGCTGGCCAGTGCGTTGGATCCACGCTTTAAACATAAATTGGATGATGACACCATCTGGGACCAGATCCAGAGAAAGCTGATTGAACAG TCAACAGAGGAAGTCTGTGGAGCTGATGGGGACACCATGCAGTCTGAGAATGAGGCAAATGAAGAAAACGAGGATGAGCAGGAGAGT CAACAGCCTCCCGGCAAACTGCCCAAGAACACTCCCTTGGAGGAGCTGTTTGCTGAGGAAGAGGCACAGAACATAGTGTCACAGCAGAGCTCGATGTCCATCAAGAAACGAGTGGAGAGAGAGCTGCAGATGTACCAGGAAGTTCCACCGATACCTATGTCTGACGACCCTGCTGCATGGTGGTGGAACCAACAAAAGACTTATCCTTTGCTGTCAGATCTCGCTTTCTCCtatataacatatttgatgttcaaactgataaacatttattttttttgtgcaaatgatcattaa